A single region of the Streptomyces sp. NBC_00236 genome encodes:
- a CDS encoding TetR/AcrR family transcriptional regulator yields the protein MTLDREQVLRSAAALLTRKSTATMDEVARAAGIGRATLHRHFAGRDALVRALEELGIQEFEAALDAAVLDEGTSQEALRRFVDAIEPSAGLLSFLVTENQLFEGDGQNDGWDRLDARVAAFFRRGQERGEIRIDLTPAWLTEALYGLISSAAWAVQAGRVAGQDFAYMIVELLLGGARRSVEQ from the coding sequence ATGACTCTTGATCGTGAGCAGGTGCTGCGCAGCGCCGCCGCCCTGCTGACCCGCAAATCGACGGCCACCATGGACGAGGTGGCCAGAGCGGCCGGAATCGGCCGCGCCACCCTGCACCGGCACTTCGCCGGACGGGACGCCCTGGTCAGGGCGTTGGAGGAGCTGGGGATCCAGGAGTTCGAAGCCGCCCTCGACGCCGCGGTGCTGGACGAGGGCACCTCGCAGGAGGCGCTGCGCAGGTTCGTCGACGCGATCGAGCCCAGCGCCGGGCTCCTCTCCTTCCTCGTGACCGAGAATCAGCTCTTCGAGGGCGACGGACAGAACGACGGCTGGGACCGGCTGGACGCCCGGGTCGCCGCGTTCTTCCGGCGCGGCCAGGAGCGCGGCGAGATCCGCATCGACCTGACCCCGGCCTGGCTGACCGAAGCGCTCTACGGGCTCATCAGCAGCGCCGCATGGGCCGTTCAGGCGGGCCGGGTGGCCGGACAGGACTTCGCGTACATGATCGTCGAGTTGCTGCTCGGCGGCGCACGCCGGAGCGTGGAGCAATGA
- a CDS encoding GNAT family N-acetyltransferase: MGMSVIISAAKAQDAEQVLKLQYLCFQSEAELYGNYRIDPLVQTLDSVRAEIATNLVFVARLGEEVVGSVRGSADQEGTGQIGKLCVHPRLQGHGLGARLLGAAEAGLADQRSATRFRLHTGHRSEGNLRLYRRAGYAPVGDATGQDGVRMILLEKEASAPAYVKSA; this comes from the coding sequence ATGGGCATGAGCGTGATCATCTCGGCGGCGAAGGCACAGGACGCCGAACAGGTCTTGAAACTCCAGTACCTCTGTTTTCAGAGTGAGGCGGAGCTGTACGGGAACTACCGGATCGACCCCCTCGTCCAGACCCTCGACTCGGTACGCGCCGAAATCGCCACGAACCTCGTGTTCGTGGCACGGCTCGGCGAGGAAGTCGTCGGTTCGGTACGCGGGTCGGCGGACCAGGAAGGTACCGGGCAGATCGGAAAGCTCTGCGTCCACCCCCGGCTCCAGGGGCACGGTCTCGGCGCCCGTCTGCTGGGCGCTGCGGAGGCCGGACTGGCCGACCAGCGGTCGGCCACCCGCTTCCGGCTGCACACCGGGCACCGGAGCGAAGGCAATCTGCGGCTCTACCGGCGCGCGGGCTACGCCCCCGTCGGCGACGCCACCGGTCAGGACGGCGTCCGGATGATCCTCCTGGAGAAGGAGGCATCGGCGCCCGCCTATGTGAAGAGCGCTTAG
- a CDS encoding HAD domain-containing protein, protein MKPLLLIDIDGPLNPYAALSRRRTPEGYTRHRMRPTGWTDGPALPVLLNPEHGGELLALAGRYELIWATTWKDEANEWIGPRLGLPRLPYIDWPDMHGAAPAGTYWKTQYVVEYAAGRPFAWVDDEITDRDRAWVAEQGAGGESLLLTTDPRIGLVRADFDALAAWADGRGTAG, encoded by the coding sequence ATGAAGCCGCTGCTGCTGATCGACATCGACGGCCCGCTCAATCCGTACGCAGCGCTCTCCCGCCGCCGCACGCCGGAGGGATACACCAGGCACCGCATGCGGCCGACAGGGTGGACCGACGGCCCGGCCCTGCCCGTTCTGCTCAACCCGGAGCACGGCGGGGAGCTGCTCGCGCTGGCCGGCCGCTACGAGCTGATCTGGGCGACCACCTGGAAGGACGAGGCGAACGAGTGGATCGGGCCGCGTCTGGGGCTGCCTCGGCTGCCGTACATCGACTGGCCGGACATGCACGGCGCCGCACCGGCCGGGACGTACTGGAAGACGCAGTACGTCGTGGAGTACGCGGCCGGGCGGCCGTTCGCCTGGGTCGACGACGAGATCACCGACCGGGACCGGGCCTGGGTCGCCGAGCAGGGGGCGGGCGGCGAGAGCCTGCTGCTGACGACGGATCCGCGGATCGGCCTGGTGCGGGCCGACTTCGACGCGCTGGCCGCGTGGGCGGACGGCCGGGGAACGGCCGGCTGA
- a CDS encoding methionine ABC transporter permease has protein sequence MTWSEMQPLLTQGTVDTLYMVLWSAVVTVLVGLPLGVLLVLTDKGGLLQNTPVNKVIGVIVNIGRSLPFIILLIALIPFTTWVVGTFIGPTAMIVPLAVGAVPFFARLVETAVREVDHGLVEAVQSMGGSIPTIVRKVLLPQALPSLVSGVTTTVIVLIGYSAMAGAVGGEGLGSKAVTYGFQRFDNQFMLITVVLLVVIVTVIQLIGDGAVRLLARRGRTTS, from the coding sequence GTGACCTGGTCCGAAATGCAGCCGCTGCTGACCCAGGGCACCGTCGACACCCTGTACATGGTCCTGTGGTCCGCCGTCGTCACCGTCCTGGTCGGACTGCCGCTCGGGGTTCTGCTCGTCCTCACCGACAAGGGCGGACTGCTGCAGAACACCCCGGTGAACAAGGTCATCGGCGTGATCGTGAACATCGGCCGCTCGCTGCCGTTCATCATCCTGCTGATCGCCCTGATCCCCTTCACCACCTGGGTCGTGGGTACGTTCATCGGTCCGACCGCGATGATCGTGCCACTCGCCGTCGGTGCCGTCCCGTTCTTCGCCCGGCTCGTCGAGACGGCGGTCCGCGAGGTCGACCACGGGCTCGTCGAAGCGGTCCAGTCCATGGGCGGCTCCATCCCGACGATCGTCCGCAAGGTCCTCCTCCCGCAGGCCCTGCCGTCCCTCGTCTCCGGCGTCACCACCACCGTCATCGTGCTCATCGGCTACTCCGCGATGGCCGGAGCGGTCGGCGGCGAAGGACTCGGCTCCAAGGCCGTCACCTACGGATTCCAGCGCTTCGACAACCAGTTCATGCTCATCACCGTCGTGCTGCTGGTCGTCATCGTCACGGTGATCCAGCTGATCGGCGACGGAGCCGTACGCCTGCTGGCCCGCCGCGGCCGCACCACCTCCTGA
- a CDS encoding methionine ABC transporter ATP-binding protein, with amino-acid sequence MITTTGLTKVYQSRGREVTALDGVDLHVREGEVYGVIGQSGAGKSSLIRCVNLLERPTSGTVTVAGQDLTALAGRGRRAGKELREARSRIGMVFQHFNLLASRTVQGNVELPLEILGVTGRERSRKALELLDLVGLADKAKAYPGQLSGGQKQRVGIARALAGDPKVLLSDEATSALDPETTRSILQLLRDLNQQLGLTVLLITHEMDVVKTICDSAALMQKGRIVESGTVGDLLATPGSALAHELFPVGGTASGPDRTVVDVTFHGDAAGRPVISQLSRTYNIDISILGAAMDTVGGKQIGRMRIELPGRFEENVVPIGFLREQGLQAEVVDGPEAEPVIIPAPLTKEVAK; translated from the coding sequence GTGATCACCACTACGGGCCTCACGAAGGTCTACCAGTCGCGCGGCCGTGAGGTCACCGCCCTGGACGGCGTCGACCTGCACGTCCGCGAGGGCGAGGTGTACGGCGTCATCGGGCAGAGCGGCGCCGGAAAATCGTCCCTCATCCGCTGCGTCAACCTGCTGGAGCGCCCCACTTCCGGCACCGTGACCGTCGCGGGCCAGGACCTCACCGCGCTCGCCGGCCGCGGCCGCCGCGCCGGCAAGGAACTGCGCGAGGCGCGCAGCCGCATCGGCATGGTCTTCCAGCACTTCAACCTGCTGGCCTCCCGCACCGTCCAGGGCAATGTGGAGCTCCCGCTGGAGATCCTCGGAGTCACCGGCCGCGAACGGTCCCGCAAGGCGCTCGAACTCCTCGACCTGGTCGGCCTCGCCGACAAGGCCAAGGCCTACCCGGGCCAGCTCTCCGGCGGCCAGAAGCAGCGCGTCGGCATCGCCCGCGCACTCGCCGGCGACCCCAAGGTGCTGCTCTCCGACGAGGCGACCTCGGCCCTGGACCCCGAGACCACCCGCTCCATCCTCCAGCTGCTGCGCGACCTCAACCAGCAGCTCGGTCTCACGGTCCTGCTCATCACGCACGAGATGGACGTCGTCAAGACGATCTGCGACTCCGCCGCGCTGATGCAGAAGGGGCGCATCGTCGAGTCCGGAACCGTCGGCGACCTGCTCGCCACCCCCGGCTCCGCCCTCGCCCACGAGCTGTTCCCGGTCGGCGGCACCGCCTCCGGCCCCGACCGCACGGTCGTCGACGTCACCTTCCACGGCGACGCGGCCGGCCGGCCGGTGATCTCGCAGCTCTCCCGTACGTACAACATCGACATCTCGATCCTGGGTGCCGCGATGGACACCGTAGGCGGCAAGCAGATCGGCCGGATGCGCATCGAGCTGCCCGGCCGGTTCGAGGAGAACGTCGTCCCGATCGGCTTCCTGCGCGAGCAGGGACTGCAGGCCGAGGTCGTCGACGGCCCCGAGGCAGAACCCGTCATCATCCCCGCACCGCTCACCAAGGAGGTGGCGAAGTGA
- a CDS encoding sigma-70 family RNA polymerase sigma factor: protein MTLLDLPHTLPAQGAATLVRTLYPLVRAEARAEAAASATGAAVDPADLEQAVWLRLLERPAGQGPPPDTARWVRDTVRAEARRARRTARRERPYRDERTADLSGGPERAALGADQRRMLHAAVDRLPGPCARLLRALLAPSDPTYREIAGELGMSQGSLGPIRSRCLGCLRRMLAAEVVAPELRGKER, encoded by the coding sequence ATGACGCTTCTCGATCTTCCGCACACCCTGCCCGCGCAGGGCGCCGCGACCCTCGTCCGTACCTTGTATCCCCTGGTCAGAGCCGAGGCGAGGGCGGAAGCGGCGGCCTCCGCCACCGGCGCGGCCGTCGACCCCGCCGACCTCGAACAGGCCGTCTGGCTGCGGCTGCTGGAGCGGCCGGCCGGTCAGGGACCGCCCCCGGACACCGCCCGCTGGGTGCGGGACACCGTCAGGGCGGAGGCCCGCCGGGCCCGCCGCACCGCCCGGCGCGAGCGCCCCTACCGCGACGAGAGGACCGCCGACCTCTCCGGCGGCCCGGAGCGCGCCGCCCTCGGAGCCGACCAGCGCCGGATGCTGCACGCCGCGGTGGACCGGCTCCCCGGCCCCTGCGCCCGCTTACTGCGCGCGCTCCTTGCCCCGTCCGATCCCACCTACCGGGAAATCGCAGGGGAGTTGGGTATGTCACAGGGGAGTTTGGGCCCGATCCGTTCCCGATGCCTTGGATGTCTGCGCAGAATGCTGGCGGCGGAGGTTGTAGCTCCTGAACTGCGGGGAAAGGAGCGGTAG
- a CDS encoding sigma-70 family RNA polymerase sigma factor: MDGNDFLAARFEENRARLKAVAYRMLGSDSEAEDAVQEAWIRLGRSDSAAIGNLGGWLTTVVGRVCLDILRSRRSRREEPLETGAPEADVPGRTLGPQSGADPEQQALMADSVGLALLVVLETLEPAERLAFVLHDMFAVPFDEIARIVDRTPAAARQLASRARRRVQGADPVPDPDAARRREVVDAFLAAARSGDFDALVAVLDPDVVARSEGAAGAASLVRGAANVARQAIMFAPYGRSARFALLDGAPAVVSEVEGQRFSVMRFTIERGRVVELFVINDPARLPGLDLVLLGD, translated from the coding sequence GTGGACGGAAACGATTTCCTGGCGGCACGCTTCGAGGAGAACCGGGCCCGCCTCAAGGCTGTGGCCTACCGGATGCTCGGCTCCGACAGCGAGGCGGAGGACGCCGTCCAGGAGGCATGGATCCGTCTCGGCCGTTCCGACAGCGCGGCGATCGGCAACCTGGGCGGCTGGCTGACCACCGTGGTCGGCCGGGTCTGCCTGGACATCCTGCGCTCGCGCCGCTCCCGCCGCGAGGAACCCCTGGAGACCGGCGCGCCGGAGGCCGACGTGCCCGGCCGTACCCTGGGCCCGCAGTCCGGCGCCGACCCGGAGCAGCAGGCGCTGATGGCCGACTCGGTGGGCCTCGCCCTGCTCGTCGTGCTCGAGACGCTGGAACCGGCCGAGCGCCTGGCCTTCGTGCTGCACGACATGTTCGCGGTGCCCTTCGACGAGATCGCCCGGATCGTGGACCGCACCCCGGCCGCCGCCCGCCAGCTCGCCAGCCGGGCCCGCCGCCGGGTCCAGGGCGCGGACCCGGTTCCCGACCCGGACGCGGCGCGCCGGCGGGAGGTCGTCGACGCGTTCCTCGCCGCCGCCCGCAGCGGTGACTTCGACGCGCTCGTCGCCGTGCTCGACCCGGATGTAGTGGCCCGGTCCGAAGGGGCGGCCGGAGCGGCCTCGCTCGTGCGCGGGGCCGCGAACGTGGCCAGGCAGGCCATCATGTTCGCCCCGTACGGCCGGTCGGCGCGGTTCGCCCTGCTCGACGGCGCCCCGGCGGTCGTCTCGGAGGTGGAGGGACAGCGCTTCTCGGTCATGCGGTTCACGATCGAACGCGGAAGGGTCGTCGAGCTGTTCGTGATCAACGACCCGGCGCGGCTGCCCGGGCTCGACCTGGTCCTCCTCGGCGACTGA
- a CDS encoding lysophospholipid acyltransferase family protein, translating into MSRLALIKAVLGPILRLMFRPRMEGIENIPGSGPVILAGNHLTFIDSMIMPICCDRPVFFIGKDEYVTGKGIKGRLMAWFFTGVGMIPVDRDGGRGGVAALMTGRRILEEGNAFAIYPEGTRSPDGRLYRGRTGIARLTLMTGAPVVPFAMIGTDKLQPGGSGLPRPGKVTVRFGEPMEFSRYEGMDRDRYVLRAVTDSVMAEVMRLSGQEYVDMYATKAKAA; encoded by the coding sequence TTGTCCCGACTCGCACTCATCAAGGCAGTGCTCGGACCGATCCTGCGTCTGATGTTCCGTCCGCGGATGGAGGGCATCGAGAACATTCCGGGTTCCGGGCCGGTGATCCTGGCGGGCAACCACCTGACGTTCATCGACTCGATGATCATGCCGATCTGCTGCGACCGTCCGGTGTTCTTCATCGGCAAGGACGAGTACGTCACGGGCAAGGGGATCAAGGGCCGGCTGATGGCCTGGTTCTTCACGGGTGTCGGCATGATCCCGGTGGACCGGGACGGCGGCCGCGGCGGTGTCGCGGCGCTGATGACGGGCCGCCGGATCCTGGAGGAGGGCAACGCCTTCGCGATCTACCCCGAGGGCACCCGCTCCCCCGACGGCCGCCTCTACCGGGGCCGTACGGGCATCGCGCGCCTGACGCTGATGACGGGGGCTCCGGTGGTGCCGTTCGCGATGATCGGTACGGACAAGCTGCAGCCGGGCGGCTCCGGTCTGCCGCGGCCGGGCAAGGTCACGGTCCGCTTCGGTGAGCCGATGGAGTTCTCGCGCTACGAGGGCATGGACCGCGACCGCTATGTGCTGCGGGCGGTGACCGACTCCGTGATGGCCGAGGTGATGCGGCTGTCCGGCCAGGAGTACGTCGACATGTATGCCACGAAGGCCAAGGCCGCCTGA
- a CDS encoding MFS transporter: MSSMEQQPEPAPELYRPGRWIALAVLVLAVLLVAVDATVLGLATPFLSEDLEPTGTQLLWIGDVYSFVIAGLLVSMGSLGDRIGRKKLLLCGATAFGAVSVLNAYAHTPEMMILARALLGVAGATLMPSTLALIRNLFHDARERSLAIGIWGAMASAGAAVGPVVGGFLLEHFWWGSVFLINLPVMAVLVVVGIKMIPESKNPAPGPWDLLSVALSLVGMIGVVYAIKELAAHGGSWEVALSGLGGLALLIWFVRRQFRLPAPLLDMRLFHHRGFSGAVLADLLTILGLSGLVFFLSQFLQLVQGRGPLEAGLAELPAAVGAVTAGLLAGTTARRFSVRVVVTGGLAGIGLSLAAVSAVHKDTAYPLIGALLLVVGVGAGFAFTVTSDVILSSVPKEHAGSASAVSETAYELGAALGIALLGSIVTGVYQDFNAPAGTPPDIAAAAHESLGGAVEAAEALPEQQATTLVSAAQEAFVDGLGAASAIGAVVLMATAVAAWFLLRGQELEEGIVHD; this comes from the coding sequence ATGAGCAGCATGGAACAGCAACCGGAGCCCGCGCCCGAGCTCTACCGCCCCGGGCGGTGGATCGCGCTGGCCGTGCTCGTGCTCGCCGTGCTCCTGGTGGCCGTCGATGCGACCGTGCTGGGCCTCGCGACCCCGTTCCTCAGCGAGGACCTCGAACCGACCGGCACCCAACTGCTCTGGATCGGCGACGTCTACTCCTTCGTCATCGCCGGGCTCCTGGTCTCGATGGGCAGCCTCGGTGACCGCATCGGCCGCAAGAAGCTGCTGCTGTGCGGTGCCACCGCCTTCGGCGCGGTCTCGGTGCTCAACGCGTACGCGCACACGCCCGAGATGATGATCCTGGCGCGGGCCCTGCTGGGCGTGGCGGGAGCCACCCTGATGCCGTCCACCCTCGCCCTGATCCGCAACCTCTTCCACGACGCACGGGAGCGCAGCCTCGCCATCGGCATCTGGGGCGCGATGGCCTCGGCGGGCGCGGCCGTCGGTCCCGTCGTCGGAGGATTCCTGCTGGAGCACTTCTGGTGGGGATCGGTCTTCCTGATCAACCTGCCGGTCATGGCGGTGCTCGTCGTCGTCGGCATCAAGATGATCCCCGAATCGAAGAACCCCGCACCCGGGCCCTGGGACCTGCTGAGCGTGGCCCTCTCCCTGGTCGGCATGATCGGGGTCGTCTACGCCATCAAGGAACTCGCCGCCCACGGCGGAAGCTGGGAGGTCGCCCTCTCGGGCCTCGGCGGCCTGGCGCTGCTCATCTGGTTCGTACGCCGGCAGTTCCGGCTGCCCGCCCCGCTGCTCGACATGCGGCTCTTCCACCACCGGGGATTCTCCGGCGCGGTGCTCGCCGACCTGCTGACCATCCTCGGCCTCTCCGGCCTCGTCTTCTTCCTCTCCCAGTTCCTGCAACTGGTCCAGGGGCGCGGCCCGCTGGAGGCCGGGCTCGCCGAGCTTCCCGCCGCGGTCGGCGCGGTCACGGCGGGTCTGCTGGCAGGGACCACCGCCCGCCGCTTCTCCGTACGCGTCGTGGTGACCGGCGGCCTCGCCGGGATCGGCCTGTCACTGGCCGCCGTCTCCGCCGTCCACAAGGACACCGCCTATCCGCTGATCGGCGCGCTCCTGCTGGTCGTCGGCGTGGGGGCGGGCTTCGCCTTCACGGTCACCTCCGACGTGATCCTCTCCAGCGTCCCGAAGGAGCACGCCGGCTCCGCGTCCGCGGTCTCCGAGACGGCGTACGAGCTGGGAGCAGCCCTCGGCATCGCGCTGCTCGGCTCCATCGTCACCGGGGTGTACCAGGACTTCAACGCCCCTGCCGGAACCCCGCCCGACATCGCGGCGGCCGCCCACGAGTCGCTGGGCGGCGCGGTCGAGGCGGCCGAGGCGCTGCCCGAACAGCAGGCGACGACCCTGGTCTCCGCCGCTCAGGAGGCCTTCGTCGACGGGCTGGGGGCCGCCTCCGCCATCGGCGCGGTGGTGCTGATGGCGACGGCGGTCGCCGCCTGGTTCCTGCTGCGCGGCCAGGAGCTGGAGGAAGGCATCGTGCACGACTGA
- a CDS encoding glycerophosphodiester phosphodiesterase, with the protein MTERAQASPGRRTVMGVGAAVLGTAALGVTGTAQAAGRSEAKSGGHGGRRLDLPVPTVIGHRGTSGYRPEHTLGSYQLALDMGAHIIEQDLVPTRDGHLVCRHENDITATTDVAAHPEFASRRTTKKVDGVSLTGWFTEDFTLAELKTLRAKERIPGNRQKNTLYDGRWEVPTFDEVLRWADREGRKRGKPVWLYVETKHPTYFRGLGLGLEEPLAKLLRRYNRHRAQSPLILQSFEPGSVQRLSKLVATPRVVLLSGAGSKPWDFVASGDPRTTDDLVKPAGLKWMASFAQGIGPTLDLIIPKDASGRLTTPTALVRDAHAQGLILHPYTMRNENTFLPADFRRGTDPNAYGDAFGAFAAYFATGIDGIFSDNPDTALLAAADFAGK; encoded by the coding sequence ATGACAGAGCGTGCGCAGGCCAGTCCCGGACGACGGACCGTCATGGGCGTGGGGGCCGCCGTACTCGGCACCGCCGCCCTCGGCGTCACCGGAACGGCGCAGGCGGCAGGCAGGTCCGAGGCGAAGTCCGGCGGCCACGGCGGCCGCCGCCTCGACCTGCCGGTGCCCACCGTCATCGGACACCGCGGCACCAGCGGATACCGTCCCGAGCACACGCTCGGCTCCTACCAGCTGGCCCTCGACATGGGCGCGCACATCATCGAGCAGGACCTGGTGCCGACCAGGGACGGCCATCTCGTATGCCGCCACGAGAACGACATCACTGCCACGACCGATGTCGCCGCCCACCCCGAGTTCGCGAGCCGCCGGACGACGAAGAAGGTCGACGGCGTCTCCCTGACCGGCTGGTTCACCGAGGACTTCACCCTCGCCGAGCTGAAGACGCTGCGGGCCAAGGAGCGCATCCCCGGCAACCGGCAGAAGAACACGCTGTACGACGGCCGCTGGGAGGTCCCCACCTTCGATGAGGTCCTGCGCTGGGCCGACCGTGAGGGCCGCAAGCGCGGAAAGCCCGTCTGGCTGTACGTCGAGACCAAGCACCCCACCTACTTCCGCGGCCTGGGCCTCGGCCTGGAGGAGCCGCTCGCCAAGTTGCTGCGCCGCTACAACCGGCACCGTGCCCAGTCACCGCTCATCCTCCAGTCCTTCGAACCCGGCAGCGTCCAGCGGCTGTCGAAGCTCGTCGCCACTCCGCGCGTCGTACTGCTCTCCGGCGCCGGCTCCAAGCCCTGGGACTTCGTGGCGTCCGGCGACCCGCGCACCACCGACGACCTGGTGAAGCCCGCAGGCCTGAAGTGGATGGCGTCCTTCGCGCAGGGCATCGGCCCCACCCTGGACCTGATCATCCCCAAGGACGCCTCCGGCCGGCTCACCACGCCCACCGCCCTGGTGCGGGACGCGCACGCGCAGGGCCTGATCCTGCACCCGTACACGATGCGCAACGAGAACACCTTCCTGCCCGCCGACTTCCGCCGGGGCACGGACCCCAACGCCTACGGGGACGCCTTCGGCGCCTTCGCGGCGTACTTCGCCACGGGAATCGACGGGATCTTCTCCGACAACCCGGACACGGCCCTGCTCGCGGCGGCGGACTTCGCCGGCAAGTAG
- a CDS encoding aldo/keto reductase — protein MPFARLTTATTPTAHIGLGLAAVGRPGYINLHRDRDLPGERTVDELRARTHELLDAAYAQGVRYFDAARSYGRSEEFLGDWLTARPEVGDVVIGSKWGYTYTADWSVDAEAHEVKDHTLATYLRQRAETRELLGDRLDLYQIHSVTPDSPALTDKELHARLAALAAEGVSVGLSTSGPAQAEAIRAALAVTVDGEPLFRTVQATYNALETSAGPALAEAHAAGLTVIVKEAMANGRLAGTEAPAVMREIAAEEGLGSDAVALALVLHQPWAGVVLSGAATVTQLAGNLHAAVLDLDEERRARLDALVEEPEAYWRHRASLPWS, from the coding sequence ATGCCGTTCGCCCGACTGACCACAGCGACCACCCCGACCGCTCACATCGGGCTCGGCCTGGCAGCGGTCGGCAGGCCCGGCTACATCAATCTCCATCGCGACCGCGACCTGCCCGGCGAGCGGACCGTCGACGAGCTGCGCGCCCGGACGCACGAACTCCTGGACGCGGCCTACGCGCAGGGCGTCCGGTACTTCGACGCCGCCCGTTCCTACGGCCGCTCCGAGGAGTTCCTCGGCGACTGGCTGACCGCGCGGCCCGAGGTCGGTGACGTCGTCATCGGGAGCAAGTGGGGCTACACCTACACCGCCGACTGGAGCGTCGACGCCGAGGCGCACGAGGTCAAGGACCACACCCTCGCCACGTATCTGCGCCAGCGCGCCGAGACCCGCGAGTTGCTCGGCGACCGGCTCGACCTCTACCAGATCCACTCGGTGACCCCCGACAGCCCGGCGCTCACCGACAAGGAACTGCACGCCCGGCTCGCCGCGCTCGCCGCCGAAGGGGTCAGCGTCGGCCTCTCCACCAGCGGACCGGCCCAGGCCGAGGCGATCCGCGCCGCCCTCGCCGTCACGGTGGACGGCGAACCCCTCTTCCGTACCGTCCAGGCCACCTACAACGCACTGGAGACCTCGGCCGGACCGGCGCTCGCCGAGGCCCATGCCGCCGGGCTCACCGTCATCGTCAAGGAAGCCATGGCCAACGGCCGCCTCGCGGGGACGGAGGCGCCCGCCGTGATGCGGGAGATCGCCGCCGAGGAAGGGCTGGGCAGTGACGCGGTCGCCCTGGCGCTGGTGCTGCACCAGCCGTGGGCCGGGGTCGTGCTCTCCGGAGCGGCGACCGTCACCCAGCTCGCCGGCAACCTCCACGCGGCCGTCCTCGACCTCGACGAGGAACGCAGGGCGCGCCTGGACGCGCTGGTCGAGGAGCCGGAGGCGTACTGGCGGCACCGTGCGTCGCTCCCGTGGAGCTGA
- the argH gene encoding argininosuccinate lyase has product MSNGNGNGDVRLWGARFADGPAEALARLSASVHFDWRLAPYDIAGSRAHARVLNKAGLLTEDELQRMTAGLDQLEADVADGSFTGTIADEDVHTALERGLLERLGPDLGGKLRAGRSRNDQIATLFRMYLRDHARIIGGLIAELQDALVGLAEAHPDVAMPGRTHLQHAQPVLFAHHVLAHVQSLSRDAERLRQWDERTAVSPYGSGALAGSSLGLDPEAVAADLGFEHGSVGNSIDGTASRDFVAEFAFITAMIGVNLSRIAEEIIIWNTKEFSFVTLHDAFSTGSSIMPQKKNPDIAELARGKSGRLIGNLTGLMATLKALPLAYNRDLQEDKEPVFDSCDQLEVLLPAFTGMMATLTVNRARMEELAPAGFSLATDIAEWLVKKGVPFRVAHEVAGECVKECESHGIELDELTDEQFAKISEHLTPEVRTVLNVAGALASRNGRGGTAPSAVAVQLAELKADLAAQHAWAAAGK; this is encoded by the coding sequence GTGAGCAACGGCAACGGCAACGGCGACGTACGTCTCTGGGGCGCCCGCTTCGCGGACGGTCCGGCCGAGGCGCTGGCCAGGCTGTCCGCGTCCGTCCACTTCGACTGGCGGCTCGCGCCGTACGACATCGCCGGCTCCCGCGCCCACGCGCGCGTCCTCAACAAGGCGGGCCTGCTCACCGAGGACGAGCTGCAGCGGATGACCGCCGGGCTCGACCAGCTGGAAGCCGACGTCGCGGACGGCTCCTTCACCGGCACCATCGCCGACGAGGACGTGCACACCGCTCTGGAGCGCGGGCTCCTGGAGCGGCTCGGCCCCGACCTCGGCGGCAAGCTGCGTGCCGGACGGTCCCGCAACGACCAGATCGCCACGCTCTTCCGGATGTACCTGCGTGACCACGCCCGCATCATCGGCGGTCTGATCGCCGAGCTCCAGGACGCCCTGGTCGGCCTCGCCGAGGCCCACCCGGATGTGGCCATGCCCGGCCGTACGCACCTCCAGCACGCCCAGCCGGTCCTCTTCGCCCACCACGTCCTGGCGCATGTGCAGTCCCTGTCCCGGGACGCTGAGCGGCTGCGGCAGTGGGACGAGCGGACCGCGGTGTCCCCGTACGGCTCCGGAGCCCTCGCCGGTTCCTCGCTCGGGCTCGACCCCGAGGCGGTCGCGGCCGACCTCGGCTTCGAGCACGGTTCGGTGGGCAACTCCATCGACGGAACGGCCTCGCGGGACTTCGTCGCCGAGTTCGCCTTCATCACCGCGATGATCGGCGTCAACCTCTCTCGGATCGCCGAGGAGATCATCATCTGGAACACGAAGGAGTTCTCCTTCGTCACCCTCCACGACGCCTTCTCCACCGGCTCCTCGATCATGCCGCAGAAGAAGAACCCGGACATCGCCGAACTGGCGCGGGGCAAGTCCGGGCGGCTCATCGGCAACCTGACCGGCCTCATGGCCACGCTCAAGGCCCTGCCGCTCGCGTACAACCGTGACCTCCAGGAGGACAAGGAGCCGGTCTTCGACTCCTGCGACCAGCTCGAGGTCCTGCTCCCCGCCTTCACCGGCATGATGGCCACCCTCACCGTCAACCGCGCGCGCATGGAGGAGCTGGCCCCGGCCGGGTTCTCGCTCGCCACCGACATCGCCGAGTGGCTGGTCAAGAAGGGCGTGCCGTTCCGGGTCGCCCACGAGGTCGCCGGTGAGTGCGTCAAGGAGTGCGAGAGCCATGGCATCGAGCTCGACGAGCTGACCGACGAGCAGTTCGCGAAGATCTCCGAGCACCTCACCCCCGAGGTCCGCACGGTCCTCAACGTGGCCGGTGCGCTCGCCTCCCGCAACGGGCGCGGCGGTACGGCTCCCTCGGCCGTCGCCGTCCAGCTGGCCGAGCTCAAGGCGGACCTGGCGGCCCAGCACGCCTGGGCGGCCGCCGGCAAGTAG